One window from the genome of Salvia splendens isolate huo1 chromosome 9, SspV2, whole genome shotgun sequence encodes:
- the LOC121749016 gene encoding 1-acyl-sn-glycerol-3-phosphate acyltransferase 2-like — translation MRLSIKFSPAYIAGVPCRISSIMTIAPAAIVIVPLAVFFFISGLFVNSIQAVCFVLIRPLSKSTYRRINKEVAELLWLELVWLVDWWAGVKIELYTDSETFNLMGKEHALLICNHKSDIDWLVGWVLAQRAGCLGSSLAVMKKSSKFLPVIGWSMWFSEYLFLERSWATDESTLKVGLQQLRDFPRPFWLALFVEGTRFTQAKLLAAQEYASSTGLPVPRNVLIPRTKGFVASVSHMRSFVPAIYDATIAIPRNSPTPTILRLFRGKSSVVHVHLKRHLMRDLPTTNEDVSQWCKDAFVAKDALLDKHITENSFGEHRQDIGRPVKSLLVVTSWGILLILGALKIIQCFSLFSSWKGITFSAISLGVVTVLMQVLIQFSQSERSTPAKVAPSANGKSSSRRRQEKLQ, via the exons ATGCGCCTCAGCATA AAATTTTCACCCGCGTATATTGCTGGAGTTCCGTGCCGTATCTCATCAATTATGACGATTGCGCCGGCGGCAATAGTGATTGTGCCCTTAGCAgttttcttcttcatttccGGCCTCTTCGTCAATTCAATTCAG GCTGTATGTTTTGTGCTAATAAGACCGCTATCAAAGAGCACTTATAGGAGGATAAATAAGGAGGTGGCTGAGCTACTGTGGCTCGAGCTCGTGTGGCTGGTTGACTGGTGGGCTGGTGTTAAG ATTGAATTGTACACTGACTCTGAGACCTTTAATTTAATGG GTAAAGAGCATGCACTTCTCATATGTAATCATAAAAGTGACATTGATTGGCTTGTTGGATGGGTTTTGGCTCAG CGAGCTGGTTGCCTAGGTAGCTCGTTAGCAGTTATGAAGAAATCATCAAAGTTTCTTCCG GTGATAGGATGGTCCATGTGGTTTTCTGAGTATCTCTTTCTTGAAAGAAGCTGGGCAACAGATGAAAGCACGTTAAAG GTGGGACTGCAACAGCTGAGGGATTTCCCTCGACCATTTTGGCTAGCTCTCTTTGTTGAGGGTACTCGTTTCACACAGGCAAAACTTTTAGCAGCTCAAGAATACGCATCCTCAACTGGGCTACCTGTTCCAAGAAATGTGTTGATTCCTCGTACTAAG GGTTTCGTTGCTTCAGTAAGTCATATGCGTTCATTTGTCCCAGCAATTTATGATGCAACTATTGCTATTCCCAGAAATTCTCCTACACCAACCATACTTCGACTATTTAGAGGGAAATCATCTGTG GTGCATGTCCACCTTAAGAGACACTTAATGAGGGATCTGCCAACAACAAACGAAGATGTTTCTCAGTGGTGCAAGGATGCCTTTGTTGCCAAG GATGCTCTATTAGACAAGCATATCACTGAGAATTCCTTTGGTGAGCACCGGCAAGACATTGGGCGCCCAGTTAAGTCCCTTCTG GTTGTTACTTCTTGGGGAATTTTACTCATCTTGGGGGCTTTGAAAATTATCCAgtgtttctctctcttctcctcaTGGAAAGGCATCACATTTTCGGCCATTTCTTTGGGAGTCGTCACTGTTCTCATGCAAGTCTTGATTCAGTTCTCACAGTCGGAGAGATCCACCCCTGCAAAGGTTGCGCCATCTGCAAATGGGAAGAGCTCTTCGCGGCGTAGACAAGAAAAACTACAGTAA